A section of the Bacteroidia bacterium genome encodes:
- the recF gene encoding DNA replication and repair protein RecF (All proteins in this family for which functions are known are DNA-binding proteins that assist the filamentation of RecA onto DNA for the initiation of recombination or recombinational repair.): protein MLIKLFLQHLRNHTETECVIDSPYTVISGLNGAGKTSILEAIHILSLGRSFRTTTDKKLLQFAQPFWAVSGNMGAKISPETVRVAYSEADGKKLWLSQNPIGRLSQFIGHYPVITLLPNKTEVIIGPASERRTFLDSFLCQQQTDYLEYLTRYQIALKQRNSLLHNPQTTNDLLSAWEEQMAVNGQQLILYRKQLLQAIVPYFQEYFNRFEYNLSLKLNYSQSQLLDSYVDLRKVWEKYRQKDFQLGYTSVGPHRDDIEITVENRPLKEVGSQGQIHSASIALYFSLIAYQRTTKQLSLWLLLDDIFDKLDPLRTQILAQQLLQFEQTQVFITDSQIERCQAIANQIKASLWLVKNGQVQTLY from the coding sequence GTGCTAATCAAACTCTTTTTACAACATTTAAGAAATCATACTGAAACTGAATGTGTTATAGATTCTCCCTATACTGTCATCAGCGGGCTAAATGGTGCAGGTAAAACCTCAATCTTAGAAGCCATTCATATTTTAAGCCTTGGGCGTAGTTTTAGAACAACTACTGATAAGAAGTTACTTCAATTTGCTCAGCCTTTTTGGGCTGTTTCTGGAAATATGGGTGCAAAGATTTCCCCAGAGACCGTTCGAGTAGCTTATTCAGAAGCAGACGGAAAAAAACTTTGGTTATCTCAAAACCCTATTGGGCGATTAAGTCAATTTATTGGTCATTATCCGGTAATTACATTGTTACCCAATAAAACCGAAGTTATTATTGGCCCAGCAAGCGAAAGACGTACCTTTTTGGACTCTTTTTTGTGCCAGCAACAAACTGACTATTTAGAATATCTTACCCGTTACCAAATAGCATTAAAACAGCGTAACAGCCTGTTACACAACCCTCAAACAACAAATGATCTTTTGTCTGCATGGGAAGAACAAATGGCCGTAAATGGGCAGCAACTGATTCTATATCGGAAGCAACTGCTCCAAGCTATTGTACCATATTTTCAGGAATATTTTAATCGGTTTGAGTACAATTTATCCTTAAAATTAAATTATTCTCAATCGCAACTACTTGATAGCTACGTAGATTTAAGAAAAGTATGGGAAAAGTACCGGCAAAAAGATTTTCAGTTAGGCTATACCTCTGTAGGGCCGCATCGAGATGATATAGAAATCACGGTAGAGAACCGCCCACTCAAAGAAGTTGGCTCTCAAGGTCAAATTCACTCTGCAAGTATAGCTCTGTACTTTAGTCTGATTGCTTATCAACGTACTACTAAACAGTTATCTCTTTGGCTTCTCTTAGATGATATCTTTGATAAGTTAGACCCGCTTCGTACCCAGATTCTGGCTCAACAATTACTGCAATTTGAACAAACACAGGTGTTTATTACAGATTCACAAATAGAAAGATGCCAAGCTATTGCTAATCAAATAAAAGCGTCTCTCTGGTTGGTAAAAAACGGGCAAGTTCAAACATTATATTGA